A genome region from Glycine max cultivar Williams 82 chromosome 5, Glycine_max_v4.0, whole genome shotgun sequence includes the following:
- the LOC100776204 gene encoding probable LRR receptor-like serine/threonine-protein kinase At4g37250, translating into MSLLFQTLIISLVLVNQCCALSRDGVLLLSFKYAVLNDPLYALANWNYSDETPCSWNGVSCSTENRVTSLFLPNSQLLGSVPSDLGSIEHLQILDLSNNSLNGSLPSSLSQASELRFLNLSNNLITGEVPESITQLRNLEFLNLSDNDLAGKLPEGFSNMQNLTQASFKNNYLFGFLPSGLRTLQVLDLSANLLNGSLPTDFGGDVMRYLNISYNRFSGEIPTEFAARIPGNATVDLSFNNLTGEVPDSAVFTNQNSKSFSGNVNLCGEMTKNPCPIPSSPSSEPKASAPISPPAIAAIPKNLDDSPLAPTGQKQSGLKQGTIIGIVVGDVVGVGILAVLFVYVYRLKKKKEEEGSKTNNEAAITRSRSESSSSTTSESRGFTRWSCLRKRTEEEESSETTSSSDSDLEGAAAAGQNNQNLNNNHNNSKGPQQENNKTGTLVTVDGERQLELETLLKASAYILGATGSSIMYKAVLEDGTSLAVRRIGESGVERFKDFENQVRVIAKLVHPNLVRVRGFYWGHDEKLIIYDFIPNGCLANVRYRKLGLSPSHLPWEIRLKIAKGVARGLAYLHEKKHVHGNLKPSNILLGNDMEPKIGDFGLERIVTGDTSYKAGGSARIFGSKRSTASRDSFQDITFGPSPSPSPSSISGVSPYHAPESLRNLKPHPKWDVYSFGVMFLELLTGKIVVLDDMGQGPGLLVEDNNRALRMVDMAIRADMECREEALLAYFKLGYSCMSSVPQKRPPMKEVLQVLEKISSSSSSSSYYYSV; encoded by the exons ATGAGTCTCCTCTTTCAAACTCTGATAATCTCATTGGTTCTTGTTAACCAATGTTGTGCTCTAAGTAGAGACGGTGTTTTGTTACTCTCTTTCAAGTACGCTGTGTTAAACGACCCACTCTACGCTCTCGCAAACTGGAACTACAGTGACGAGACACCGTGTTCCTGGAACGGAGTTTCTTGTTCCACGGAAAACCGCGTCACATCGTTGTTTCTTCCCAATTCTCAGCTTCTAGGTTCGGTTCCTTCCGATCTGGGTTCTATTGAACATCTTCAAATTCTTGACCTTTCCAACAACTCCCTTAACGGGTCTCTTCCTTCGTCTCTCTCCCAAGCCTCCGAGCTTCGGTTCCTTAACCTCTCCAACAACCTTATCACAGGTGAGGTTCCGGAGTCCATAACTCAGCTTCGGAATCTTGAGTTTCTTAACCTCTCCGACAATGACTTGGCGGGAAAATTGCCTGAAGGCTTTTCCAACATGCAAAACCTAACTCAGGCTTCGTTCAAGAACAATTACTTGTTCGGCTTTCTTCCCAGCGGGTTAAGAACGTTGCAGGTTTTGGATCTGTCTGCAAACCTCTTGAACGGTTCTCTTCCCACGGATTTCGGCGGTGATGTCATGCGTTACTTGAACATCTCCTACAACAGATTCTCCGGCGAAATCCCGACGGAGTTCGCGGCGAGGATTCCGGGAAACGCCACCGTTGATCTCTCTTTCAACAACTTAACCGGCGAAGTTCCTGACTCCGCTGTATTCACGAATCAGAATTCGAAGTCTTTCTCTGGCAACGTTAATCTGTGTGGAGAAATGACAAAGAACCCATGTCCTATTCCTTCTTCGCCGTCGTCGGAACCGAAAGCTTCCGCTCCTATTTCTCCTCCTGCAATCGCCGCAATCCCGAAGAATTTAGACGATTCTCCGCTGGCGCCGACGGGGCAGAAACAGAGTGGTCTCAAACAAGGAACGATCATAGGAATCGTGGTGGGAGACGTCGTCGGCGTCGGAATCTTGGCCGTGCTGTTTGTCTACGTGTACCGgttgaagaaaaagaaggaggaggagggttCAAAGACGAACAACGAAGCGGCTATAACAAGGAGCAGAAGCGAGAGTTCTTCGTCGACAACCTCGGAGTCAAGAGGCTTCACGAGGTGGTCGTGTTTGAGGAAGAGAACGGAAGAGGAAGAGTCTTCGGAGACAACAAGCTCTTCCGATAGCGACTTGGAGGGTGCCGCCGCCGCAGGACAGAATAACCAGAATCTTAATAataatcacaataatagtaAGGGTCCGCAACAAGAGAACAACAAAACGGGGACTCTTGTTACGGTGGACGGTGAACGACAACTCGAGCTCGAAACGCTGCTGAAGGCTTCGGCGTACATATTGGGCGCCACGGGGTCCAGCATAATGTACAAGGCCGTGCTCGAAGACGGCACGTCGTTGGCGGTTCGGAGAATTGGCGAGAGCGGCGTGGAGCGGTTCAAGGACTTCGAGAACCAGGTTCGGGTTATTGCTAAACTGGTGCACCCTAATCTGGTTCGCGTTCGGGGATTCTATTGGGGACACGATGAGAAGCTCATCATCTACGACTTCATTCCGAACGGTTGCCTCGCCAATGTTCGTTACA GGAAGTTGGGGCTATCGCCGAGTCATTTGCCGTGGGAAATCCGGCTCAAGATAGCAAAAGGGGTGGCACGTGGGCTGGCTTACCTCCACGAGAAGAAGCACGTGCATGGAAACTTGAAGCCTAGCAATATTCTGTTAGGCAACGACATGGAGCCCAAGATTGGAGACTTTGGGCTTGAGAGGATAGTGACGGGTGACACAAGCTATAAGGCTGGCGGGTCCGCGCGTATTTTTGGGAGCAAGAGATCCACAGCGTCACGAGATAGTTTCCAAGATATCACGTTTGggccaagcccaagcccaagccCGAGTTCAATAAGTGGTGTGTCTCCTTACCATGCACCCGAGTCGCTCAGGAACCTCAAGCCTCACCCCAAGTGGGACGTGTACTCTTTTGGGGTCATGTTTCTTGAGCTGCTAACGGGGAAGATTGTGGTTTTGGATGATATGGGCCAAGGGCCCGGGCTTTTGGTGGAGGATAATAATCGGGCCTTGCGCATGGTTGATATGGCTATACGGGCCGACATGGAGTGTAGGGAGGAGGCCTTGTTGGCCTACTTCAAGCTAGGGTATAGTTGTATGTCTAGCGTTCCGCAAAAAAGGCCTCCAATGAAGGAGGTGCTACAAGTTCTTGAAAAGATCTCATCCTCCTCTTCTTCGTCCTCCTATTATTATAGTGTCTAA